From Xenopus tropicalis strain Nigerian chromosome 3, UCB_Xtro_10.0, whole genome shotgun sequence, the proteins below share one genomic window:
- the poc1b gene encoding POC1 centriolar protein homolog B isoform X5: MASALEDPALQRHFKGHKDAVTYVDFSPDGKQLASSSADACVMIWNFKPQSRAYKYPGHKEAVTCVQFSPSGHLVASSSKDRTVRLWAPNIKGESSVLKAHTAVVRCVNFSSDGHTFITASDDKSIKAWNLHRQRFLYSLTEHTNWVRCARFSPDGRLIASCSDDKTVRIWDITNRLCINTFVDYKGHSNYVDFNPMGTCVASAGVDSTVKVWDIRTNKLLQHYQVHNAGVNSLSFHPSGNYLLTASNDGTVKILDLLEGRLIYTLHGHQGPVLSVAFSKSGDQFASGATDAQVLVWKTNFDKYNIKEIVKLQQKRTCPEAPPHLNDIYPKTPHLHTSSGHSIEINPMFELADTQTFDPPIIDVGANFPYCRQLIQKYSRTR, encoded by the exons ATGGCGTCTGCATTG GAAGATCCAGCTTTACAGCGTCACTTCAAAGGACACAAAGATGCTGTCACCTATGTTGACTTCAGCCCAGACGGCAAACAGCTTG CATCCTCCTCAGCAGATGCGTGTGTAATGATATGGAACTTCAAGCCTCAATCCAGAGCCTACAAATATCCCGGTCACAAGGAGGCAGTCACTTGCGTGCAGTTCTCTCCTAGTGGACACTTGGTGGCATCATCTTCTAAAGACAGAACAGTGAGATTGTGGGCTCCCAATAT CAAAGGAGAATCCTCAGTCTTAAAAGCTCATACTGCAGTTGTACGTTGTGTTAACTTCTCAAGTGATGGCCATACATTTATCACAGCATCAGATGATAAATCAATTAAAGCCTGGAATCTGCACCGCCAGAGGTTCCTCTACTCCTTAACTGAGCATACAAACTGGGTGAGATGCGCTAG gttttctcCAGATGGAAGATTAATTGCATCGTGCAGTGATGATAAGACTGTTAGAATCTGGGATATAACCAATAGACTTTGCATTAACACTTTTGTGGATTACAAAGG ACATTCCAATTATGTTGACTTTAACCCGATGGGAACTTGTGTAGCCTCTGCAGGTGTTGACAGTACTGTGAAAGTCTGGGATATTAGAACGAACAAATTACTGCAGCATTACCAAG TGCACAATGCAGGAGTCAATAGCCTGTCATTCCACCCATCTGGGAATTACCTCCTTACTGCATCAAATGATGGCACTGTGAAAATCTTGGATCTTTTGGAAGGAAGACTTATCTACACACTTCATGGGCACCAG ggTCCTGTACTGTCAGTGGCATTTTCAAAAAGTGGAGACCAGTTTGCTTCAGGGGCCACAGATGCACAG GTTTTAGTGTGGAAGACTAATTTtgacaaatataatataaaagaaaTTGTGAAGCTGCAGCAGAAAAGGACTTGCCCGGAAGCTCCACCTCATCTAAATGACATCTATCCCAAAACACCCCACCTCCACACAAGCAGTGGTCATTCCATAGAG
- the poc1b gene encoding POC1 centriolar protein homolog B, with protein MASALEDPALQRHFKGHKDAVTYVDFSPDGKQLASSSADACVMIWNFKPQSRAYKYPGHKEAVTCVQFSPSGHLVASSSKDRTVRLWAPNIKGESSVLKAHTAVVRCVNFSSDGHTFITASDDKSIKAWNLHRQRFLYSLTEHTNWVRCARFSPDGRLIASCSDDKTVRIWDITNRLCINTFVDYKGHSNYVDFNPMGTCVASAGVDSTVKVWDIRTNKLLQHYQVHNAGVNSLSFHPSGNYLLTASNDGTVKILDLLEGRLIYTLHGHQGPVLSVAFSKSGDQFASGATDAQVLVWKTNFDKYNIKEIVKLQQKRTCPEAPPHLNDIYPKTPHLHTSSGHSIEINPMFELADTQTFDPPIIDVGANFPYCRQAGTCKL; from the exons ATGGCGTCTGCATTG GAAGATCCAGCTTTACAGCGTCACTTCAAAGGACACAAAGATGCTGTCACCTATGTTGACTTCAGCCCAGACGGCAAACAGCTTG CATCCTCCTCAGCAGATGCGTGTGTAATGATATGGAACTTCAAGCCTCAATCCAGAGCCTACAAATATCCCGGTCACAAGGAGGCAGTCACTTGCGTGCAGTTCTCTCCTAGTGGACACTTGGTGGCATCATCTTCTAAAGACAGAACAGTGAGATTGTGGGCTCCCAATAT CAAAGGAGAATCCTCAGTCTTAAAAGCTCATACTGCAGTTGTACGTTGTGTTAACTTCTCAAGTGATGGCCATACATTTATCACAGCATCAGATGATAAATCAATTAAAGCCTGGAATCTGCACCGCCAGAGGTTCCTCTACTCCTTAACTGAGCATACAAACTGGGTGAGATGCGCTAG gttttctcCAGATGGAAGATTAATTGCATCGTGCAGTGATGATAAGACTGTTAGAATCTGGGATATAACCAATAGACTTTGCATTAACACTTTTGTGGATTACAAAGG ACATTCCAATTATGTTGACTTTAACCCGATGGGAACTTGTGTAGCCTCTGCAGGTGTTGACAGTACTGTGAAAGTCTGGGATATTAGAACGAACAAATTACTGCAGCATTACCAAG TGCACAATGCAGGAGTCAATAGCCTGTCATTCCACCCATCTGGGAATTACCTCCTTACTGCATCAAATGATGGCACTGTGAAAATCTTGGATCTTTTGGAAGGAAGACTTATCTACACACTTCATGGGCACCAG ggTCCTGTACTGTCAGTGGCATTTTCAAAAAGTGGAGACCAGTTTGCTTCAGGGGCCACAGATGCACAG GTTTTAGTGTGGAAGACTAATTTtgacaaatataatataaaagaaaTTGTGAAGCTGCAGCAGAAAAGGACTTGCCCGGAAGCTCCACCTCATCTAAATGACATCTATCCCAAAACACCCCACCTCCACACAAGCAGTGGTCATTCCATAGAG